One segment of Primulina tabacum isolate GXHZ01 chromosome 6, ASM2559414v2, whole genome shotgun sequence DNA contains the following:
- the LOC142548004 gene encoding uncharacterized protein LOC142548004, which yields MNPRIKASVLVIFLIAGIVAGFGIGANPMNSLNIEEVKINSRKLLSFKDVIMDYDDPGPNPKHGKKGGNGGGSKNP from the exons ATGAATCCAAGAATAAAAGCCTCTGTCTTAGTTATTTTCCTCATCGCAG GCATAGTTGCGGGTTTCGGCATTGGTGCGAACCCTATGAATTCGCTTAACATA GAAGAggtgaaaataaattcaagaaagctTCTGTCTTTCAAGGATGTTATAATGGATTACGACGACCCAGGCCCTAATCCCAAGCATGGAAAGAAAGGTGGAAACGGTGGTGGTTCTAAGAATCCCTAG